One genomic region from Apodemus sylvaticus chromosome 1, mApoSyl1.1, whole genome shotgun sequence encodes:
- the Cd81 gene encoding CD81 antigen: protein MGVEGCTKCIKYLLFVFNFIFWLAGGVILGVALWLRHDPQTTSLLYLELGNKPAPSTFYVGIYILIAVGAVMMFVGFLGCYGAIQESQCLLGTFFTCLVILFACEVAAGIWGFVNKDQIAKDVKQFYDQALQQAVMDDDANNAKAVVKTFHETLNCCGSNTLTALTTTVLRNSLCPTGSNILTPLLEADCHQKIDELFSGKLYLIGIAAIVVAVIMIFEMILSMVLCCGIRNSSVY, encoded by the exons CTGGCTGGAGGCGTGATCCTAGGTGTAGCTCTGTGGTTGCGCCATGATCCACAGACCACCAGCCTGCTCTACCTGGAACTGGGAAACAAACCAGCACCCAGCACCTTCTATGTGG gcATCTACATTCTCATTGCTGTGGGAGCTGTGATGATGTTTGTGGGCTTCCTGGGGTGCTATGGGGCCATCCAGGAGTCCCAGTGCCTGCTGGGGACG TTCTTCACCTGCCTTGTGATCCTGTTTGCCTGTGAGGTGGCTGCAGGCATCTGGGGCTTCGTAAATAAAGACCAG ATTGCCAAGGATGTGAAGCAGTTCTACGACCAAGCCCTTCAGCAGGCTGTGATGGATGATGATGCCAACAATGCCAAGGCTGTGGTGAAGACCTTCCATGAGACG CTCAACTGTTGTGGCTCCAACACACTGACCGCACTGACCACCACCGTGCTGAGGAACAGCCTGTGTCCCACAGGCAGCAACATACTCACCCCCTTACTGGAG GCTGATTGCCATCAGAAAATTGATGAGCTCTTTTCTGGGAAGCTGTACCTCATAGGAATTGCGGCCATTGTGGTAGCTGTCATTATG ATCTTCGAGATGATTCTAAGCATGGTGCTCTGCTGTGGCATCCGGAACAGCTCCGTGTACTGA